Genomic window (bacterium):
GCGCACCTCGCAGCCGCGGATCACGCAGTTGCGGCAGTCGTAGAGATAGATTCCGCCGCCCCGGCACCCGTCGATATAGCCCGTGCCGCCCTCGCGGTTGCCGTCCACTGTGATATCCTCGATGGCGAGGCCAGTCTGCCCGTAGGCGGTCAGGACAGGGAACTTGTTTTCCACCATCGAGTTGCCTGTCTCGTAATCGTAATCGCGCACAGTGTAGGGCTCGATTTTGAGCGTGTCGCCGACTATGGCCTGGATCGTGGTCACCGTGACATCCCAGCCGCTGGCGTGAGTGTCATCCTGCGCCGTGATCCCCATGCCCACCTTGAACTTGCCAGGCTCGGCCACCACCAGCACCCGCTCGCCGTAGTCGCCGCAGTCGATCACCTTGGAGGATACTCCCGCGCTCTTGAACAGCACGGTCTGGCCCTTGACCCCGCGGACTGTCACGTTGGAGACCGGAATGACCAGTTTGTCCTCCATGGTCCACTGGCCCGCGCCTATCGACAGGGTGTCGCCCGGGCGCAGCATGTCGGCGGCTTTCTGCAGGGCCGTGTTGTCCGTGCCGATCACATCCGCCTGGCCGGACTGGGCCACGCTCACCGTGCGCGGGGCCGCTGCCTGCGGAGCGCTCTTGTCGCCCGCGCCGCAGCAACCCAGCACCAGCACCAGGGGCAACGCCAGGCCGAACATTCCGGCCGCCGAGTTGAGCATTTCCATGTTTCCTCCGCTTGCAGATGTTAGATCGTCCTCCCGGAACGGCACCGGGCGCGGTGACTTCAAGACAAATCAGCCTGTAGTTTCGAGTTGTGCGGGAAAGAAAGATAATTCACGGCCGTGAATTAATCAACTCCGGGCGGGAGGGCGCGCGGCTCAGCGGCGGGGCCGCGGCATTATCGAGCGCAGACTGCGCCAGTCGAGGACCCGGAACGCGAAGAGGGCCAGGCTGTATAGCGCGATCAGAGTGATTTTCAGCGTGAACCCGGCCCCGCTCAGGAGAGCCAGCCAGTAGAACCCGAGGCTGAGCAACCCCAGCCGGACCATACGGCTCCACTCGTAGCGGATGGGATAGATACGCTGGGAGAGCCAGTAAAGAAGGGCCGCCTGGAATACATAGGCCACCAGCGTGGCCCAGGCCGCGCCCATCATGCCGTAGGAGGGGATCAGCACGAAACAGGCCGCCACGTTGAGCGCCGCCGCCGCCCCGGTGGTCCAGGCGTAGTAGTGGGTCTTGCGCCGCAGGTCGCAGCCCACGCTCAGGTTGACATAGGCCCCGTAGAAAATGTACGAGGCCATGACCGCCGGCACCACGATCAACCCCTGCCAGTACTTTTCGCCCACCAGGCTGAATCCGAAGAACTTGAGGCGCACGATCTCGCCGGCCAGAAGCGAGATGGCCACTGTCATCCAGCAGAGCAGCACCAGGCTGAAAGTCATTACCCGGGCGTAGGTGCGCTCCGAGTCGGGCTCCGTGCTCACCCGCACCAGGAACGGTTTCCAGGCCATGGTGAAAGCCGCCACCGCCAGGTTCGACAGCGCCCCGATCTGGTAGCCCGCGCTGTAGTAGCCCACCACCTCCGGGCCGCGCAGGCGGTCGAGGATCAGGCGGTCGGCCAGGTCGAGCACGGTCTTGCCCAGGCTGGAGAAAATGATCGGGAAGCCGAAAGCGAAGTAGATCGCAAAGGTGGCGCGGTCGAACCGCAGGCGCAGGTAGCGCTTGAACACCGGCAGGAACAGGACGAACGAAGTGGCGCTGCCCGCGGCGTTGGCCACCAGCACCCCCTCCACGTCCCAGCCCAGCTTGCCCAGAAGCAGCATGGTCAGAGCGGCGTAGACCAACGTGGAGCTGAGCATCCCGGCCAGGTAGAGCCAGGGCCGGTTCTCGGCGCGCAGAAGGCTGTAGGGCAGGGTGGTCATGGCGTCGAACCAGAGGATGACCGCGGCCAGGCGGATCAGCATCTCATCGCCGGGGAGGCTTTTCGAGAAATAGGATTGGGCTATCGGACCGGCCGCCAGCGCGGTCAGCGCCGCCAGGATCGTACTGACAATGAACAGCGGCCAGAAATGTGTACTGAACACGTTCTCCTTTTCCTCGGCCCCGATAAGGTGGCGCACCAGCGAGGTGCCCATGCCGAAGACCATGAAAAGGAGGATCGGGCCGATCAGCACGTAGGTGAGCTTGAGGTTGCCGAAACGGTCGGGAGGCAGGACATTGGTCAGCACGGGCAGCAGCAGGAGGCCCATGCTGCGGGAGACCACCCCCGGGATGCCGTAGAG
Coding sequences:
- a CDS encoding oligosaccharide flippase family protein — encoded protein: MSGAPRIRSLLRETALYGIPGVVSRSMGLLLLPVLTNVLPPDRFGNLKLTYVLIGPILLFMVFGMGTSLVRHLIGAEEKENVFSTHFWPLFIVSTILAALTALAAGPIAQSYFSKSLPGDEMLIRLAAVILWFDAMTTLPYSLLRAENRPWLYLAGMLSSTLVYAALTMLLLGKLGWDVEGVLVANAAGSATSFVLFLPVFKRYLRLRFDRATFAIYFAFGFPIIFSSLGKTVLDLADRLILDRLRGPEVVGYYSAGYQIGALSNLAVAAFTMAWKPFLVRVSTEPDSERTYARVMTFSLVLLCWMTVAISLLAGEIVRLKFFGFSLVGEKYWQGLIVVPAVMASYIFYGAYVNLSVGCDLRRKTHYYAWTTGAAAALNVAACFVLIPSYGMMGAAWATLVAYVFQAALLYWLSQRIYPIRYEWSRMVRLGLLSLGFYWLALLSGAGFTLKITLIALYSLALFAFRVLDWRSLRSIMPRPRR
- a CDS encoding right-handed parallel beta-helix repeat-containing protein codes for the protein MEMLNSAAGMFGLALPLVLVLGCCGAGDKSAPQAAAPRTVSVAQSGQADVIGTDNTALQKAADMLRPGDTLSIGAGQWTMEDKLVIPVSNVTVRGVKGQTVLFKSAGVSSKVIDCGDYGERVLVVAEPGKFKVGMGITAQDDTHASGWDVTVTTIQAIVGDTLKIEPYTVRDYDYETGNSMVENKFPVLTAYGQTGLAIEDITVDGNREGGTGYIDGCRGGGIYLYDCRNCVIRGCEVRNYNGDGISFQITDNIKVLDCESHHNFGYGVHPGTGSPNAEISGCHFHHNDQIGFFLCWRVRYGKFSNNVIENNGQYGISIGHKDTDNLFEGNTIRGNGICGVIFRQETEKLSGHRNVFRGNTIADNGGPQAGYGVYVEAPAHDLVFESNTIEETRTGAEAAQQWGIWVSKAAGPVKSEGNTFRGNLQGDLFEQK